A genomic window from Gemmatimonadota bacterium includes:
- the gcvP gene encoding aminomethyl-transferring glycine dehydrogenase — MTSQRSGTLQPPDDFSRRHIGPGSAEIGRMLDLLGYDSLDALGNAAIPESIRLRRPLQIDGPRSEYEVLRELRSLGARNRLFRSYLGLGYYDCLTPPVIQRNILESPGWYTAYTPYQPEIAQGRLEALLNFQTMVIDLTALPIANASLLDEATAAAEAMAMSHALRGGSGREVFFVSEGCYPQTIDVVRTRARARGIELVVGDHHTFEFRPQVFGALVQYPAQDGALHDYADFCARAHAAEALVTAAADLLALTLLRPPGEWGAGGADIAVGSTQRFGVPLGYGGPHAAYLAARDEFRRQLPGRIIGVSRDAAGRPGLRMALQTREQHIRRERATSNICTAQVLLAVVAGMYAVYHGPDGLARMARRVHELTATLAAGLRRLGYPITHARFFDTLRVEVGARRNALLAQAAERRMNLRLLDGGSVGISLDETTTPEDLSDLLAAFAAAAGVEVGPARLLPAQLLAGVETEYEAPFRRTTSYLTHPVFHRYRSETEMLRYLKRLESRDLSLTTSMIPLGSCTMKLNAAAEMLPITWPEFARLHPFAPVEQAEGYHVLFQQLEAWLAEITGFERVSLQPNAGSQGELTGLLVIRRYHQSRGAGRRDVCLIPQSAHGTNPASAVMAGLRVVVVRSDERGNIDLADLRARAAEHAGELAALMITYPSTHGIFEEGVREICDVVHAHGGQVYMDGANMNAMVGLCRPGDFGADVAHLNLHKTFCIPHGGGGPGMGPIGVAAHLAPFLPGHVAVATGGPESIGAVAAAPWGSPGILPISWAYIRLMGAEGLKRASQVAILNANYVARRLEGHYPVLYRGRNGTVAHECIIDPRPLKASAGVEAGDIARRLMDYGFHAPTVSFPVPGTLMIEPTESESQAELDRFCDALISIREEIRQIEEGRMDRENNPLKNAPHTAEAVTSGDWARPYSREQAAFPAPWTREHKFWPAVGLIEAAAGDRNLVCACPPVEGYVPID, encoded by the coding sequence ATGACGAGTCAGCGAAGCGGAACGCTGCAGCCTCCGGACGACTTTTCCCGCCGGCACATCGGCCCAGGCTCGGCCGAGATTGGCCGGATGCTCGACCTGCTCGGTTACGATTCCCTGGACGCGCTGGGGAACGCCGCCATCCCCGAATCCATCCGCTTGCGCCGCCCGCTGCAGATCGATGGCCCGCGCTCCGAGTACGAGGTGCTGAGGGAGCTGCGCTCGCTGGGGGCACGCAACCGATTGTTCCGCTCCTACCTCGGCCTGGGCTATTACGATTGCCTCACGCCGCCGGTCATCCAGCGGAATATCCTGGAAAGTCCGGGCTGGTACACGGCGTACACGCCGTACCAGCCGGAGATTGCGCAGGGTCGACTCGAGGCACTGCTCAACTTCCAGACCATGGTCATTGATCTGACCGCTCTGCCCATTGCCAACGCCTCGCTGCTGGACGAGGCCACGGCGGCAGCGGAGGCCATGGCGATGAGTCATGCCCTGCGCGGCGGCTCAGGCCGGGAGGTCTTTTTCGTCTCGGAGGGCTGCTATCCGCAGACCATCGATGTGGTGCGGACGCGGGCGCGGGCGCGGGGCATCGAGCTGGTGGTGGGCGATCACCACACGTTCGAGTTCCGGCCCCAGGTCTTCGGCGCGCTGGTGCAGTACCCGGCGCAGGACGGCGCGCTCCACGACTACGCCGACTTTTGCGCGCGGGCGCACGCGGCGGAGGCGTTGGTGACCGCGGCCGCGGACCTGCTCGCGCTGACGCTGCTCCGGCCGCCGGGCGAGTGGGGGGCGGGGGGGGCGGACATTGCTGTGGGGAGCACGCAACGATTCGGCGTGCCCCTGGGATACGGCGGTCCGCACGCCGCCTACCTGGCCGCGCGCGACGAGTTCCGGCGGCAATTGCCGGGCCGCATCATTGGCGTTTCCCGCGATGCGGCGGGCCGGCCGGGACTGCGCATGGCGCTGCAGACGAGGGAGCAGCATATCCGGCGCGAGAGGGCCACGAGCAACATCTGCACGGCGCAGGTGCTGCTGGCGGTGGTAGCCGGCATGTATGCCGTCTACCATGGTCCGGACGGCCTCGCGCGTATGGCCCGGCGGGTGCACGAGCTGACGGCCACGCTCGCGGCCGGGCTCAGGCGGCTGGGCTATCCGATAACGCATGCGCGCTTCTTCGATACTCTGCGCGTCGAAGTGGGAGCACGGCGGAACGCCTTGCTGGCCCAGGCCGCGGAGCGGCGCATGAACCTGCGCCTGCTGGACGGCGGCAGTGTCGGCATCTCGCTGGACGAGACAACCACGCCCGAAGACCTCTCCGACCTGCTGGCCGCGTTCGCCGCTGCCGCGGGCGTGGAGGTTGGTCCCGCCCGGCTGCTGCCGGCGCAGCTCCTGGCCGGGGTGGAGACAGAGTACGAGGCGCCGTTCCGACGCACGACGTCGTATCTGACGCACCCTGTATTCCACCGCTACCGCTCCGAGACGGAGATGCTCCGCTACCTGAAGCGGCTCGAGTCGCGGGACCTGTCTCTGACGACGTCGATGATCCCGCTCGGCTCCTGCACCATGAAGCTGAACGCCGCCGCGGAAATGCTCCCCATCACCTGGCCGGAGTTCGCGCGTCTGCACCCCTTTGCGCCGGTGGAGCAGGCCGAGGGATACCATGTGCTGTTCCAGCAGCTCGAGGCCTGGCTGGCCGAGATCACGGGGTTCGAGCGCGTCTCGTTGCAGCCCAATGCGGGCTCGCAGGGCGAGCTCACCGGTCTGCTGGTGATCCGGCGGTACCACCAGAGCCGGGGCGCGGGGCGCCGCGACGTTTGCCTGATTCCGCAATCCGCGCACGGCACCAACCCGGCCAGCGCCGTGATGGCCGGGCTCAGGGTGGTGGTCGTCCGCTCGGACGAGCGCGGCAACATCGACCTCGCGGATCTGCGTGCGCGCGCAGCCGAGCACGCCGGCGAGCTGGCCGCGCTCATGATCACCTACCCGTCCACGCACGGGATTTTCGAGGAGGGCGTTCGCGAGATCTGTGACGTCGTGCATGCCCACGGCGGCCAGGTGTATATGGACGGTGCCAACATGAACGCGATGGTGGGGCTGTGCCGTCCCGGCGATTTCGGGGCTGATGTGGCGCATCTCAACCTGCACAAGACCTTCTGCATCCCGCACGGCGGCGGCGGCCCGGGCATGGGGCCGATCGGCGTGGCGGCGCACCTGGCGCCCTTCCTGCCCGGGCACGTGGCGGTCGCGACGGGCGGGCCGGAAAGCATTGGGGCCGTGGCAGCGGCGCCGTGGGGCAGCCCCGGGATCCTGCCCATCTCCTGGGCGTACATCCGGCTCATGGGCGCCGAGGGGCTGAAGCGGGCCAGCCAGGTAGCGATCCTGAATGCCAACTACGTGGCCCGCCGGCTCGAGGGGCACTACCCCGTACTCTACCGTGGGCGGAACGGCACCGTGGCGCACGAGTGCATCATTGACCCCAGGCCGCTGAAGGCCAGCGCGGGCGTAGAAGCCGGGGATATTGCCAGGCGACTCATGGACTACGGCTTCCATGCGCCCACGGTCTCCTTCCCGGTGCCGGGGACGCTCATGATCGAGCCGACGGAGAGCGAGTCGCAGGCGGAGCTGGATCGGTTTTGCGACGCCTTGATCTCGATCCGCGAGGAGATCCGGCAGATCGAGGAGGGGCGGATGGACCGCGAGAACAACCCCTTGAAGAACGCGCCGCATACGGCGGAGGCAGTGACATCCGGGGATTGGGCGCGTCCCTATTCGCGCGAGCAGGCGGCGTTCCCGGCGCCGTGGACGCGGGAGCACAAGTTCTGGCCGGCGGTCGGGCTGATCGAGGCGGCGGCGGGCGACCGCAACCTGGTCTGCGCCTGCCCGCCAGTCGAGGGGTACGTGCCCATCGACTAG
- a CDS encoding metal-dependent hydrolase, which produces MAQLTWHGHACFSLVADDGSRIMFDPWLDENPVADIKSYNVDALDYLLVSHGHFDHFGDGIRIAKNTGAMLVSTFEIVSFAQSKGVENVHPMHIGGGHRFRFGYAKLTPALHGGQVAGDEEGVYTTAPGGWWLDLNGKRLYHAGDTALLIEMQLLKGKVDVALLPIGDNFTMGPEDAALAVDFIEPRVVIPMHYNTFDLIRQDPQDFARRVGDRAEVVILEPGRSYEF; this is translated from the coding sequence GTGGCGCAACTGACCTGGCATGGACATGCCTGCTTCAGCCTGGTGGCCGATGATGGCAGCCGCATCATGTTCGATCCCTGGCTGGACGAGAACCCGGTTGCCGACATCAAGAGCTACAACGTCGACGCTCTGGACTATCTCCTGGTCAGCCACGGCCACTTCGACCACTTCGGAGATGGGATCCGCATCGCGAAGAACACGGGCGCGATGCTGGTCTCGACCTTCGAGATCGTGTCCTTCGCGCAGTCCAAGGGAGTGGAGAACGTGCACCCCATGCACATCGGGGGCGGCCATCGCTTCCGCTTCGGGTACGCGAAGCTGACGCCGGCGCTGCATGGGGGCCAGGTAGCCGGCGATGAGGAGGGAGTCTACACCACCGCGCCGGGTGGCTGGTGGCTGGACCTGAACGGGAAGCGGCTGTATCACGCGGGCGACACGGCGCTGCTGATCGAGATGCAGTTGCTGAAGGGGAAGGTGGATGTGGCGCTGCTTCCGATTGGTGACAATTTCACCATGGGGCCGGAGGATGCGGCCCTGGCCGTGGATTTCATCGAGCCTCGCGTAGTGATCCCCATGCACTACAACACCTTCGATCTGATCCGGCAGGACCCGCAGGACTTTGCCCGGCGGGTCGGCGATCGCGCCGAGGTGGTGATCCTGGAACCGGGGCGGAGCTACGAGTTCTAG
- the gcvH gene encoding glycine cleavage system protein GcvH: MSEIPADLLYSEEHEYLKPADEEGVYLVGITDYAQGELGDIVYVELPGVGERFGRMEVFGTVEAVKAVSDLYCPVSGEVLEANKALEKDPSAVNTDPYGKGWLIKLRLLDGDDLDQLLGPEEYARQVAQG; the protein is encoded by the coding sequence ATGTCCGAGATTCCTGCCGATTTGCTGTACTCCGAGGAGCACGAATACCTGAAGCCCGCGGACGAGGAGGGCGTGTACCTCGTCGGTATCACGGACTACGCGCAGGGCGAGCTGGGCGACATCGTCTACGTCGAGCTGCCGGGGGTGGGCGAGCGCTTCGGGCGCATGGAGGTATTCGGCACGGTGGAAGCGGTCAAAGCGGTCAGCGACCTGTATTGCCCGGTGTCAGGCGAGGTGCTCGAGGCGAACAAGGCCCTCGAGAAAGACCCTTCGGCCGTGAACACTGACCCCTATGGCAAAGGCTGGCTGATCAAGCTCCGCCTGCTGGACGGCGATGATCTCGATCAGTTGTTGGGTCCGGAGGAGTACGCGCGGCAGGTGGCACAGGGCTAG